The Nicotiana tabacum cultivar K326 chromosome 1, ASM71507v2, whole genome shotgun sequence genome segment gtaggggtaagatctgcgtatacactaccctccccagaccccacttgttgaaattcactgggttgttgttgtttttaatCCAACTTAACTGACTGATCTTATTGAGGTGTAACACCGGAGAGAACGAAAACATATCTCTGTTCCTTCCTTTTTAGATGAAAGGTGGATGTCCTAGCAAACTTACGTTTCTGGACCATGCGCTGGAAATGAACTTCTACGAGGTGATCCTTCAGTTTTAACTGCATCTGCACGCAATGTAAAGTAAATCCCATTTTTCTATTAGCACATCGATGAAATTAAGTTACTATATTCATGCATTTTTTGACACACACACACCACCAAAAAAAAAGGGGTTGTTCTCAGTTCGTTACATGATTGcatctatcttttatttccaatTAGTGATCTATATTTTTCTTGTCTATAAGGATCATACAGCTGATCTTTACATGATAGGTTTAACTTCTAAGTACTTAAATCTGAAGGTTACCTTTGAGGGATACCGTTACATCACAGGTAACGCGATATTTCTGAAGACAAAAAAAGGAATAACAAAAGGAATAATTTAGATTTCTGAGAAGCAGGAGTCAATATCATCATCAATAATCTTGAAATGTACATAATGTTTTATACCTGCAAGTGACTTTTAATATTTGAAATGCTCAATTCGTAAGAGTTCATCAGCTTAAGGATTGCCTTTGGTGTTGCCTCTGCGCCCAGTCGAAGAAACAGATGTTTAATCATAGACATCATCTTGATTTGAATTACTACTTTCAGTATTTTTACTTACTTTTGGCTCCTCCAAGTCGATTTACACATTCACAAAATTGCTCGTGGAGATCCTGAGTCCACGTGATCCGCCTCTTTTTTGTTGTCTCTGCTCTTTCTGGAGTAACATTACTCGAAgaaatacatacactttcattAGGAGGAGATTGAGGTCTCTTCTCTAGTTGGCATACATAACATGGTTTAATAATTCGCGAGTCGAATGAATCCTTCTTCACCTGTGATAACAAGAAGGACAACCATTAAGATTTCATGATAACTTTATTGTACAAGAGATAAGCAGTGTTATTAACCTTAGACCATTACATGTAAGAAGTTCAGGGGACTTAGGATTGTCTTAATCTATCTTTAACTGGATAGATATTGTTCAATTATAAGGGCAGTCCGGTgcctaagctcccgctatgcgcgggatcCTGGGAAGGGCCAGATCACAAGGGTTTATTATACGCAGCCTTGCCCTGCACTTCTACCAGAGGCggtttccacggctcgaatccgtgacctcttgatcacatggcagcaactttaccagttacgtcaaggctccccttctATCTTGTACAATTATATCCCATTTAATTACCTAGCTAGTAAATGCTCCATATCTTGAAGCaataaaaatatacaattttTATCTAGATTTTCTTAACGAAATATTAAGGTTAAGGGAAATGTAAAGATTTCATGCAAAGCAAATATCAAATATGTCGATATAGGCTTACTTGACGGCCTCTCGCCATACTTGGATAAGGATGGCGCGAGGTTATGGCACCCTTCAGGGCTGACTTGTTCTGCTGAAGCAAATTTTTTGTCGAAGATTCAGGTTTGTGTCTAAAACTAACAGAAGATTGCACCAGTGAATGCAAGGTATCTCTTGATTTAAAATTCTCATCAGCCAAATCACATTTATCCAAAGGATTATTTGATGTACTGGCTGTATCATACATCTCCAACTCATGTGAACACATAGGCATTATATGATCATCAGAGTTTTCACAAAATTGTCCAAAAGTTCTGGAGCTTTCTGATGCAGAAAATTTAGAGGTTCTTGATTCTAGATGTTTACATAGAATTCCATAGAGAGAATCATCACAACCCGAGACTCCTTTGATCAACTGCAAGAAACTTGGCTGTTATAGAAACCATTTGAAACAGAGAAACAGGTAATTTAactacaaacaacaacaacatacccagtataatcccgcATAGTGGGaatctggggaggatagtgtgtacgcagaccttacccctacctttgtGGAGGTAGAGAGGCGGTTTCCAATAGATCCTTGGCTCAGGTAAGCATAGGTACCACAATAATAACAAGAAACAATACGGGACTGTACCCAAAAATCATGTAAAAGCCGGCATACACAGCAAGATAGTAAGAAGAtcgggaagaaaaaaaaaacaggtaTTCAAATAAGCCTACTACCAACCAAATGTGAGCGTGCGTACTAACACTACCGGTATGAATAATCTAGACTTCTTAACCTACTATGTTAATCTTCGACCTTCACACCTTCCTATCACGGGTCATGTCATCGGTCAGTTGTAGTTGCGCCATGTCATGCCCAGAGACGGACCCAGGATTTTTACACGAAGGGGGCACAGTATTCTGCTCAATCAGTGCCTCCTAAAGGCTTTTAATGTTCAGGGTACAAGTGCTTTAAATTAACTATTTTTAaggtatatacatatacatattcaAAAAATTTGCCGAAGCTTGGGTCCGACGACCCCTCATTGCAACATGTAGGTCCGCCTTTGGTCATGCCTAATCACCTCACCCCAACCCTTTTTCGGCCTATCTCGACTTCTCCTAAGGCCCTACAATATCAACCTCTCACACATCCTTACCGGAGCGTCTGTGCTTCTCCTCCTCACATGTCCAAACCATCTAACTTATTTGAGAAAACGTTTGTGCTTCTCCTCCTCACATGTCCAAACTATCTAACTTATTTGAGAATTTGAAGTAAACTTCTGGAATCAAAAGATGCTGATTAATTATTCACTTTCAGATGTTAAGATACCATATGTGGGAAAGATCAAACAAATGACAAAAACAAAGAGCCAAAGAATCTACTTGTCTAATTTGTGACTATAGTTGGATTTCTATCATTCCAAATCTTATGACAGTGAGGACTATAAGAATTAATTTAGCAATATCAGTGATGAATACAGCCACAGAAATCATAGGgaaaataacaacataaaaaccagaaaatagatgcaaagcaaaagtcATAGCCAGTAAATAGACCCGGCACTATAAGAGACCAATAGTCGGTAATATTTTCACAGAAAGTGTTATGCAAAATGGACAAAATGTAGCGTTTACCATCTTTGCCCTCGCTCTCAAACTAACTTGTAAGAAACTATAGAGACCAAAACTTGTCCAAATTCACCGGACAAGAAAGTTGGATATAGAGAAGAAGGAGATTTCTGTAAATTAAGTGCAACAAATTTAAAGAAACAAATTTCAAGGCTCTGTTTCTATTTAAGAATGCAGA includes the following:
- the LOC107793225 gene encoding myb family transcription factor PHL5 isoform X1, with translation MLIKGVSGCDDSLYGILCKHLESRTSKFSASESSRTFGQFCENSDDHIMPMCSHELEMYDTASTSNNPLDKCDLADENFKSRDTLHSLVQSSVSFRHKPESSTKNLLQQNKSALKGAITSRHPYPSMARGRQVKKDSFDSRIIKPCYVCQLEKRPQSPPNESVCISSSNVTPERAETTKKRRITWTQDLHEQFCECVNRLGGAKKATPKAILKLMNSYELSISNIKSHLQKYRVTCDVTVSLKDAVKTEGSPRRSSFPAHGPETCPQILEALKLQISVQQSLYEQLEIQRSLQLRIEEQAKQLKEMFDRQAETNKNFQLSV
- the LOC107793225 gene encoding myb family transcription factor PHL5 isoform X2, producing MPMCSHELEMYDTASTSNNPLDKCDLADENFKSRDTLHSLVQSSVSFRHKPESSTKNLLQQNKSALKGAITSRHPYPSMARGRQVKKDSFDSRIIKPCYVCQLEKRPQSPPNESVCISSSNVTPERAETTKKRRITWTQDLHEQFCECVNRLGGAKKATPKAILKLMNSYELSISNIKSHLQKYRVTCDVTVSLKDAVKTEGSPRRSSFPAHGPETCPQILEALKLQISVQQSLYEQLEIQRSLQLRIEEQAKQLKEMFDRQAETNKNFQLSV